Part of the Niallia alba genome is shown below.
TTCTGATAATAATGATGTGCCATTTCGGTTATCTTTTTTGTGAAATGATAATTTACTGCTGCTCCAATGATTGTACCTTTATAGGATGATTTTCCTCTAAAAAATACGAGCAAAGAAAGCTTTATTAGCTCTGTTAAAATCGTGTACAGCATTTTTTCCTGGACAATTTCTTCCTTTCCATTATAAAAAAAACCTTGTTGTTCCTGCACCTGTTCAAGCATTAGCTCATTCCAAGCTTCTAATCGCTGCTCCTTCGGCAAACAACCTGCACAGAAAACTTTTAGTGCAGTCATGATCTCATTAGGGCTTTCAGCTGGTCTCCCATATATCGAAGCAAGAACCTGAACGGCACGAAGATTAATAATAAGTATAGAGAGAAAATCTCCTATTAAAAAGCCTGTATGCTTTGACGCCAAGGCCCCTTGGGCAGAAGCAAGCATCCTGTAATGAGCCATTTGTTTATCTGCAATTGATTGTAATTGGTCAATATTTAATTTTGTCATGTCTTTTAATGTGAAGATGGATTCATTATGTACTCTTGCTTGTTGCATTAATTTTTGTGCGGTATTTCGTTGAAATGTGGAATTAAATAAGATGGCATGAAGATGAAATAAGATGTTATCGAGTGATCGCAATATTTTTTGTTTTTGCATTTCAGGTAAATAGGTTAAACCAGTATTTATATAATCTGAGCAAAGTTGGAGAATTTTATTTGGTCGCTCACTTCTTAATTCATTTTCCCACTGCTTCAATTTTTCCAAATAATAGGTTTCTGCTTTCGTAAGCATTTAATCCCCCCTCTGTAAAATAAGAATCATTCCTTATTTTACTAAAAGAATATAATGAAAGACAATATATTTATCAGTTTACATTGGATTCCTTTTTATAGTGGGAAAAAGACAATCCTAATCGTAAATTGTTCTACGAAAAAAGATTGTCTTTATATTTAATAATTATTATATACCTACGTTTATATAGTTAACTTAGATTCCAGCTAATCTACAAACGTCTCTTGCAATCATTACTTCTTCATTTGTTGGAATTACCATTACTTTTACTGGAGAGTGTGGGTAGTTAATGAATGACTCTTCACCAGAAATTTTATTTAATGTTGGATCCCAGTATACGCCCATAAATTCAAGACCTTGAAGTACTCTAGCACGAACGATTTCACTGTTTTCACCGATACCGGCTGTGAAGATAATTGCATCTACACCGTTCATTCCAGATGCATATGATCCAATATATTTATGAATGTTATCGGCAAATATTTGTAAGGCAAGCTCTGCACGATCATTTCCTTCTTTTGCTTGCTCTGTAATATCACGTAAATCACTGGAGAAACCAGAGATTCCTAAAAGACCACTCTTTTTATTTAATACTTGTAGCACTTCATCAGCAGATTGATCTGTTTTTTCCATGATGAACGGGATAAGAGCTGGATCGATATTACCAGAACGAGTTCCCATTG
Proteins encoded:
- a CDS encoding EcsC family protein, which translates into the protein MLTKAETYYLEKLKQWENELRSERPNKILQLCSDYINTGLTYLPEMQKQKILRSLDNILFHLHAILFNSTFQRNTAQKLMQQARVHNESIFTLKDMTKLNIDQLQSIADKQMAHYRMLASAQGALASKHTGFLIGDFLSILIINLRAVQVLASIYGRPAESPNEIMTALKVFCAGCLPKEQRLEAWNELMLEQVQEQQGFFYNGKEEIVQEKMLYTILTELIKLSLLVFFRGKSSYKGTIIGAAVNYHFTKKITEMAHHYYQKCYLLSKRDENLS